The following DNA comes from Sinorhizobium mexicanum.
CCGTGCCCTTGAGGACGATCGGGAAACTGCCGCCATGCGCGGCGTATTCGGCATCCGGCAGGCCGAGTTTCGCCTGCAGGTTCGTCTGTTGCTTCAACAGGCCGAGGCCGGTCGCGTAGCTGCTCTTGAACAGCCGGAAGACGGTGTTGCGCTTGCGCCTAACCCAGTTCGGATTGTCCGGCGTCGCGCCCTCGAGCGCAGCGTAGAAGACCTGCATGGAAAAGAGCGTGATGTCGATGACCACGCCGAGCTTGCGCTCGGCCGCCATACGCCGAAGCGCCGAGCCGAGTTCCCAGGCCGTGTCGAGATTGAACTGCTCGAACTGCAGTTCCCGCTCCTGCAGCGCGATGCGGCGCAGATCGTTGTCGATGTTCATGATATCTCCTTGCTCTAAGGTCAGGGCTCAGCTCTTCCAGAGCCAGGCGGCACCACGCACGCCGGAACTGTCGCCGTGCACCGCCTTGCGGATCGGCGTCTCGAAACTGTCGCCGAAGATGTACCTGGTGATCAGCGCCGGCAGTTCGCCGTAGATCTCGTCGACATTGGACATGCCGCCGCCGAGCACGAAGACGTCCGGGTCGACAACATTGGTGAGCAGCGCCAGGCTGCGGGCAAGACGATCGACAAAGCGTTCATAGACGCCCATCGCCACGGGGTCGCCGGCGCGCTTCGCCTCGATGATATCCCTGCCGCGGCGGTCGATGCCGGTCGTCGTGCGGTAGTCGAGCTCCAGTCCGGTGCCGCAGGCATACATGTCGAGACAGCCGAGCTTGCCGCACCAGCACTTGTGGCCGGGATATTCCTCCCGCGTCATCCAGGGCAGCGGATAGTGCCCGATCTCGGCGGCAACGCCCTGGTAGCCCGCGTGAACCTTCTTCCCGATGGCAAGCCCGCCGCCATGTCCCGTGCCGACGATTACGCCGAAGACGACGCGGGCGTCCTTGCCCGCCCCGTCCACCGCCTCCGAAACGGCAAGGCAATTGGCGTCGTTGGCGAGCCGAACCTCGCGGCCGAGGGCGGCTTCAAGATCGCGGCCGAGCGGCTTGCCGTTGATGAGGACGGCATTGGAGTTGCGCACGATGCCCGTGCGCGGATTGGGGCTGCCGGGAATGCCTATGCCGATCGATCCGCGCGCGCCGGCCGTCTGTTCGGCGGCGGCCACGAGGTCGATCACGGCGCGGATGCAGTCGTCATAACCGCTGGTCGGCGTTGCGACCCGGTGCCGGGCGCGCGTTTCGCCATCGCGGTCGAGCGCGATGACTTCCATTTTCGTGCCGCCCCAATCAATTCCGATGAACATGTGTGGATCAGATCTCAGGATGGATATCGAGGAAACGGCAGGACGCTCCTCCGGCCCCGCCGCTGGCCCTTGCTTAACATCTGCAACGTCGCAGATGCTACTGCATAATTCCTTAAATCCTGTTCGATTTAAGGACAAAATTATGCAGCAATTCAAATCCTACAGCGACCTTTGCGCGTCTGATAAGACGCGCGGCGCTGTAGAGTGGGATGCGGAAAAGTGCGAAGCGGCATATCGCAAATCGGCAGAACGCCGTGCAAAAACACTTGGCGAACGAGCCTTGCTTTTGTATGGGTCTATACCGAGTGGTCCCGTAGCTCAGCAGGATAGAGCATCAGATTCCTAATCTGGGGGTCGCGCGTTCGAATCGCGCCGGGATCACCATTTTCCGCTTTTTGTAGATCGCCACGACCATGCTCGCCGCCGCTTGATAGCCGGCCGGATCGAAACAGCGAAAGGCCCGCTTCGAGCGGGCCTTCTGTTGCCTGGGCGATGCGCCTACGCCGGTTGCGGCACCATGATCGCGGAGTCCGGCTTCCTTAACAGCAGAACCGAGATCGCAGCGACCATGCACATGACGCCGGCAATCTGCAGGGCCGGCATGTAGGTATCGAAGTCGCTCTTGAAGTAACCGGCACCGAAAGCCGCGGTCGCCGCGCCGAGCTGGTGGCCGGCAAACACCCAGCCGAAGACGAGGCCAGCTTTTTCACGACCGAATTTTTCGGCTGCGATCTTGACGGTCGGCGGCACGGTCGCCACCCAGTCGAGGCCGTAGAAGATTGCAAAGACCGACAGTTCCACGAAGCTGAAGCCCGAAACCGACAGATAGATCAACGACAAGCCGCGCAGGCCGTAGAACCAGAAGAGCAGCCAGCGGTTGTCATAGCGGTCGGAGAGCCAGCCGGCGAAGATCGTGCCGAAGAAGTCGAAGATGCCGATCACAGCCAGCGTGCTCGCCGCCGTCACCGCAGCCATGCCAAAATCACCGCAGATCGAGATCCAGTGCGTCTGGATGAGCCCATTGGTGGAAAGCCCGCAGACGAAGAAGGTTCCGAACAGAACCCAGAAAGTGGCACTGCCGGTTGCATCGCGGAGCGCGAAGAGCGGAGAGACAAGCGTCGCCAGCAGCTTGTGGTCCTGTTCCGGCGGCTTCGACACCGCAGCGTCGCCAAAGGCAGGCAGTCCGACATCGGCGGGATAATCACGCATCAGGAGGAGCACCAGCAACATGGCTGCTGCAATGACCGCCACGGTGACCGTCAGCGCCGCGCGCCAACCATAGGCTTCGGTCATTGCCGCGAGAAGGGGAAGGAAGACGAGCTGGCCGGTTGCGTTGCTGGCTGTCATCAGCCCGACGACTAGGCCTCGACGCTTGGAGAACCAGCGGGTTGCAACGGTCGCGCCGAGCACCAGCGCCGTCATTCCCGTGCCGACCCCGATTACCACGCCCCAGAGTGCCACGAGTTGCCAGACTTCGGTCATGAACAGCGACATGACGAGGCCGGCCATGATGAGCGCCAGTGCCGTCGTGACCACCTGCCGCACGCCGAAATGATTCATGAACGCGGCAGCGAAGGGCCCCAGCAGACCGAAGAGCACGAGGCGGACGGCCATGGCCGAGGAAATATCGGCAATGTCCCAGCCAAACTCCGCGTGCAGCGGCTGGATCATTACGCCGGCCGAACCCATGGCGCCGGCGGTGGCCAGCATGGTGAGGAAGGTGGTGGCGGCAACCGCCCATCCATAGTGAAGGTTTCTGTCGGCCATCCAGCGGGCGGCGCCATTGGAGATCATCTTAGCATCCTTTCCTGATCGTCGCCGCAGCTGCAGCGCGCATTGCGGGTATATGCCCGCTTTTGCATAAAAGAATCAGAGCTCCCTGAGCAGCTCCAGCAGTTGTTTCGTCTTCTCCGGTCCGAGACGGACCTCGATATTCTCCTGGACACTGTCCCAGAGAGGGGCGCCTTTTGCGAGC
Coding sequences within:
- a CDS encoding heme-degrading domain-containing protein, producing the protein MNIDNDLRRIALQERELQFEQFNLDTAWELGSALRRMAAERKLGVVIDITLFSMQVFYAALEGATPDNPNWVRRKRNTVFRLFKSSYATGLGLLKQQTNLQAKLGLPDAEYAAHGGSFPIVLKGTGCIGAVTVSGLPQREDHNLVVEALAELFKTDHATLKLED
- a CDS encoding MFS transporter; this translates as MISNGAARWMADRNLHYGWAVAATTFLTMLATAGAMGSAGVMIQPLHAEFGWDIADISSAMAVRLVLFGLLGPFAAAFMNHFGVRQVVTTALALIMAGLVMSLFMTEVWQLVALWGVVIGVGTGMTALVLGATVATRWFSKRRGLVVGLMTASNATGQLVFLPLLAAMTEAYGWRAALTVTVAVIAAAMLLVLLLMRDYPADVGLPAFGDAAVSKPPEQDHKLLATLVSPLFALRDATGSATFWVLFGTFFVCGLSTNGLIQTHWISICGDFGMAAVTAASTLAVIGIFDFFGTIFAGWLSDRYDNRWLLFWFYGLRGLSLIYLSVSGFSFVELSVFAIFYGLDWVATVPPTVKIAAEKFGREKAGLVFGWVFAGHQLGAATAAFGAGYFKSDFDTYMPALQIAGVMCMVAAISVLLLRKPDSAIMVPQPA
- a CDS encoding ROK family protein, with amino-acid sequence MFIGIDWGGTKMEVIALDRDGETRARHRVATPTSGYDDCIRAVIDLVAAAEQTAGARGSIGIGIPGSPNPRTGIVRNSNAVLINGKPLGRDLEAALGREVRLANDANCLAVSEAVDGAGKDARVVFGVIVGTGHGGGLAIGKKVHAGYQGVAAEIGHYPLPWMTREEYPGHKCWCGKLGCLDMYACGTGLELDYRTTTGIDRRGRDIIEAKRAGDPVAMGVYERFVDRLARSLALLTNVVDPDVFVLGGGMSNVDEIYGELPALITRYIFGDSFETPIRKAVHGDSSGVRGAAWLWKS